One window from the genome of Eucalyptus grandis isolate ANBG69807.140 chromosome 7, ASM1654582v1, whole genome shotgun sequence encodes:
- the LOC120295542 gene encoding uncharacterized protein LOC120295542, producing MGQQTENAPAATMDGSVPDESTWLTMWGRCSSPLAACAGKGIATVAAAYLIVMVLIWAVGELKRFCEPRRHSRVNAAPFPPSGRREPPPLPCPREGVIGRPHHGL from the exons ATGGGCCAGCAAACAG aaaacGCGCCGGCGGCGACGATGGACGGGTCCGTCCCGGACGAGAGCACTTGGTTGACGATGTGGGGGCGGTGCAGCAGCCCTCTGGCCGCCTGTGCCGGAAAGGGCATCGCCACTGTAGCAGCTGCATATCTGATCGTCATGGTTCTGATCTGGGCGGTCGGGGAGCTCAAGAGGTTTtgcgagcctcgccgccacAGCAGAGTAAATGCAGCTCCCTTTCCGCCGTCCGGCCGCCGCGAG CCTCCTCCTCTGCCGTGTCCCAGGGAAGGTGTCATCGGCCGGCCGCACCATGGCTTATGA
- the LOC104454796 gene encoding uncharacterized protein LOC104454796, with translation MGDEGSNGGDGGGGGGGREVTSPSNKVKFLCSHGGKILPRPATSDLMKKLSAQIDSDVVLKYQVAQEDLDALVSVRSDEDLRHMLDEYDAAQRREPEAPAFLFPANPTVVENQTAALEPQTLEQRYVDTIIGIVRTIPNVRLAPLRVSCAGFSISSAWSSPKSPSPDSGRSTDATAQETFTFNGRWLPMTKVESNWAYYFAMICQTCSIGELENVEFGV, from the exons ATGGGAGATGAAGGCAGCaatggcggcgacggcggaggcggtggcggaggcAGGGAGGTGACGTCCCCGAGCAACAAGGTCAAGTTCCTGTGCAGTCACGGCGGGAAGATCCTGCCGCGGCCGGCCACCTCAG ATTTGATGAAGAAGCTGAGTGCCCAGATCGATTCGGACGTGGTCCTGAAGTATCAGGTGGCGCAAGAGGATCTCGACGCGCTGGTGTCGGTGCGATCGGACGAGGATCTCAGGCACATGCTGGACGAGTATGATGCCGCTCAGCGGCGGGAACCTGAGGCTCCGGCCTTCCTGTTCCCCGCCAATCCAACCGTGGTCGAGAACCAGACGGCTGCCCTGGAGCCGCAGACGCTGGAGCAGCGCTACGTCGACACCATCATCGGCATCGTCCGGACCATCCCCAACGTGAGGTTGGCCCCTCTCCGCGTGAGCTGTGCTGGGTTCAGCATATCCTCCGCCTGGTCCTCGCCGAAATCGCCGTCTCCAGACAGCGGCCGCTCGACCGATGCCACGGCCCAGGAGACCTTCACGTTCAACGGGAGGTGGCTCCCGATGACCAAG GTGGAGTCCAATTGGGCTTACTACTTTGCGATGATATGCCAGACTTGTTCAATTGGCGAACTTGAGAATGTCGAGTTCGGGGTATAG